Proteins encoded together in one Ferroglobus placidus DSM 10642 window:
- a CDS encoding aspartate kinase, whose translation MRIVMKFGGVSVKDGENILHCANLVKKYAKDNEVVVVVSAMQGVTDSLLHAAHKCYKEASHGFIKLFIAELAKRHYDAIETAVKDKRIKEKVINRIDNLLDELEKILLGISYLGELTKRSEDYILSFGERLLAPIFSASLISLGVDSVALTGGDAGIVTDSNYGRAKPLPEVYSLIKSRIEPLISIKKLVPVVTGFIGVTKDGNITTLGRGGSDLTATLIAAAIDADEVWLWKEVDGVMTTDPKIVPEAKLIPELSYQEAMELSHFGAKILHPRAIEPVMKRKIPVRIKNTFNPEAEGTVIRDGITSTKDVVKALSLIEKVSIVNISGAGFDFAEIMTEVFRILAENKVNVVMVAQSSSELNLSIVIDDSDYDKAMKALKKIENGSIKVEGIRDVAVISAVGAGMAGTPGVAGRIFSTLGRNRINVRMISQSCSEYNISFAVSKNEGRKAVKVLHDEFIKKEE comes from the coding sequence ATGAGAATTGTAATGAAGTTCGGTGGAGTCAGCGTAAAGGATGGAGAAAACATTCTCCACTGCGCGAACCTCGTAAAGAAGTATGCTAAAGATAACGAGGTAGTCGTCGTTGTCTCGGCTATGCAAGGGGTTACCGATTCTTTGCTTCACGCTGCCCACAAATGCTATAAAGAAGCTTCTCACGGTTTTATAAAGCTGTTTATAGCCGAGCTTGCAAAGAGACATTACGACGCCATCGAGACGGCTGTTAAGGATAAGAGAATTAAAGAGAAGGTCATAAACAGGATAGACAACCTTTTAGACGAGCTTGAAAAGATCCTCCTCGGGATAAGCTATCTTGGTGAGCTGACGAAGAGGAGCGAGGACTACATTCTCTCTTTCGGAGAAAGGCTTCTCGCTCCCATTTTTTCCGCTTCTCTCATCTCGCTCGGCGTGGACAGCGTAGCTCTAACTGGTGGGGATGCGGGAATTGTTACGGATTCTAACTACGGAAGAGCAAAACCCCTCCCGGAAGTTTACAGCTTAATAAAAAGCAGAATAGAACCTCTAATCTCTATAAAGAAGTTGGTTCCGGTTGTTACAGGCTTCATAGGTGTAACTAAAGACGGGAACATTACAACCCTCGGAAGAGGGGGGAGCGACTTAACAGCCACTCTGATAGCTGCAGCAATCGATGCTGATGAGGTTTGGCTGTGGAAGGAAGTTGACGGAGTAATGACGACAGATCCGAAAATAGTTCCCGAAGCTAAGCTAATTCCGGAGCTGAGTTATCAGGAGGCTATGGAGTTGTCCCATTTCGGAGCTAAGATTTTGCATCCGAGGGCGATTGAGCCGGTGATGAAGAGAAAGATTCCCGTGAGAATAAAGAACACTTTCAATCCAGAAGCGGAGGGAACCGTGATAAGGGACGGAATTACCTCGACTAAAGACGTTGTTAAAGCTCTGAGCTTAATAGAGAAGGTATCGATAGTCAACATCAGCGGAGCTGGATTCGATTTTGCCGAGATAATGACGGAAGTTTTCAGGATTCTGGCAGAAAATAAGGTGAACGTTGTCATGGTGGCTCAGAGCTCCTCTGAGCTAAACCTTTCCATAGTTATAGACGATTCAGATTACGATAAGGCTATGAAAGCTCTGAAAAAGATCGAGAACGGTTCGATAAAGGTGGAGGGGATAAGAGACGTTGCTGTGATAAGCGCTGTAGGGGCTGGAATGGCTGGAACTCCCGGAGTGGCTGGTAGAATTTTCTCCACCCTCGGAAGAAATAGGATAAACGTTAGGATGATAAGTCAGAGCTGCAGCGAATACAATATCAGTTTTGCCGTGAGCAAAAACGAAGGAAGAAAGGCTGTAAAAGTTCTTCACGACGAATTTATAAAAAAAGAAGAGTAA
- a CDS encoding rhodanese-like domain-containing protein — MSGKLITAFAIGIVAAFLLYNSFVLFPKEKAFKSVSPEEFYKLMQNEEAFVIDVHVPEQKHLNGTDAWIPYDRIEEFKDLLPKDKNTPILVYCRSGQMSKIAASKLAQIGYKNIYELDGGILAWQRANLPY, encoded by the coding sequence TTGTCCGGAAAGTTAATAACAGCTTTTGCTATCGGCATCGTTGCAGCGTTTCTGCTCTACAACAGCTTCGTTCTCTTTCCAAAGGAAAAAGCCTTCAAATCTGTATCTCCTGAAGAATTTTACAAGCTAATGCAGAACGAAGAAGCTTTTGTAATAGACGTTCACGTTCCGGAGCAGAAACATTTAAACGGAACCGATGCTTGGATACCCTACGACAGGATTGAAGAGTTCAAAGACCTCTTACCCAAAGACAAGAACACTCCCATCCTCGTTTACTGCAGATCCGGACAGATGAGTAAAATTGCCGCTTCAAAACTCGCTCAGATTGGATACAAAAACATCTACGAACTTGATGGAGGTATTTTAGCTTGGCAAAGAGCCAATCTACCTTACTGA
- a CDS encoding GMP synthase subunit A: MVKIYVVYNYGQYNHLIHRTLRDLGVETKLIQNTTPVEEIDADGLVLGGGPSLERTGNCEEYVRKLDIPILGICLGHQLIAKVFGGEVGRGKTGGYAEVEVEIVDKDELFEGFPERIKVWASHMDEVKKLPKDFKVLAKSDICEIEAMRHKKKPIFGVQWHPEVYHSEYGVELYKNFVEICKR; encoded by the coding sequence ATGGTCAAGATTTACGTCGTCTACAACTACGGGCAGTACAATCACCTCATCCACAGAACTCTAAGAGACTTGGGAGTCGAAACCAAACTGATTCAAAACACAACTCCAGTAGAGGAAATCGACGCTGACGGACTTGTTTTAGGAGGAGGTCCGTCTTTGGAGAGAACTGGCAATTGCGAGGAGTACGTGAGAAAACTCGACATACCGATTCTCGGCATATGCCTCGGACATCAGCTCATAGCAAAAGTTTTCGGAGGAGAAGTGGGAAGAGGAAAAACTGGTGGTTATGCGGAAGTAGAGGTTGAGATAGTGGATAAAGATGAGCTGTTCGAAGGTTTTCCGGAGAGGATAAAAGTTTGGGCAAGCCACATGGACGAGGTTAAAAAGCTGCCGAAAGACTTCAAAGTTCTTGCGAAGTCTGATATATGCGAAATAGAGGCGATGAGACACAAAAAGAAGCCTATATTTGGCGTGCAGTGGCACCCGGAAGTTTACCACTCGGAGTACGGAGTAGAACTCTACAAAAACTTCGTTGAGATCTGCAAAAGATGA
- a CDS encoding nitroreductase family protein has protein sequence MSCVAELAKRRKSVRKFKPDNFDMEVIIECIDVAKEAPSGSNAQPWHFVIVKDEELKRKVREVCERGEKKFYSHVRGELAEWLKSKGLNWEKPFLTEAPYIVGVFAKKKAPYSRESVWIAVAYFLLALEERGLASLTYTPPNREEVAEVLRCPPEYRLEVLIPVGFSADSKEKEPRKSVEEITSVDYFDVPLKM, from the coding sequence ATGAGCTGCGTTGCGGAGCTCGCGAAAAGGAGAAAGAGCGTGAGGAAATTCAAACCCGACAATTTCGACATGGAAGTAATTATCGAGTGCATAGACGTAGCCAAGGAAGCTCCGTCTGGAAGTAACGCCCAGCCGTGGCATTTCGTCATCGTAAAGGACGAGGAGTTGAAGAGGAAAGTGAGAGAGGTTTGTGAAAGGGGGGAAAAGAAATTCTACTCTCACGTGAGAGGAGAGCTGGCTGAGTGGTTGAAAAGCAAAGGGTTGAACTGGGAGAAGCCCTTCCTCACGGAAGCTCCTTACATCGTTGGAGTGTTTGCTAAGAAGAAAGCACCGTATTCGAGGGAGTCGGTATGGATAGCTGTGGCTTATTTCCTCCTCGCTCTCGAAGAGAGAGGACTCGCAAGCTTAACATACACACCACCGAACAGAGAAGAAGTTGCGGAAGTTTTGAGGTGTCCTCCAGAGTACAGACTGGAAGTTCTAATTCCCGTAGGATTTTCAGCCGATAGCAAGGAAAAGGAGCCAAGGAAGAGTGTCGAGGAGATTACAAGCGTGGATTACTTCGATGTCCCGCTAAAAATGTGA
- a CDS encoding (2Fe-2S)-binding protein, which produces MKCICGVDGWKVKKITVGNHLNPEYWHLLSDDFYFCPNSECDVVYFDGRAIFTTKEVKTKVFFKEKGSPKPLCYCKQVTEEDVIEAIKRGAKSVEEVEEITGIGNGGHCVITNPSGRCCKLYYEGFIEDLLGKKDRDECRECCES; this is translated from the coding sequence ATGAAGTGTATTTGTGGAGTGGATGGTTGGAAAGTCAAGAAAATAACCGTAGGAAATCACCTCAATCCGGAGTACTGGCATTTGCTCAGCGATGACTTTTACTTCTGCCCAAATTCGGAGTGCGACGTAGTGTACTTCGATGGTAGAGCAATCTTCACAACTAAAGAAGTTAAAACAAAGGTCTTTTTCAAAGAAAAAGGTTCTCCAAAGCCTTTATGCTACTGCAAGCAGGTTACAGAAGAGGACGTCATTGAGGCGATAAAGAGAGGAGCTAAGAGCGTTGAAGAAGTGGAAGAAATAACCGGCATAGGAAACGGGGGACACTGCGTAATTACAAATCCGTCAGGCAGATGCTGCAAGCTGTATTACGAAGGATTTATCGAGGACTTGCTTGGGAAAAAAGATAGAGACGAATGTCGGGAGTGCTGCGAATCCTGA
- the acs gene encoding acetate--CoA ligase — protein sequence MKSIYPPEDFVEKANVKDPAIYSKAKENWIDYWESFAKELHWFEPWEKFFDDSKAPYYRFFVNGKINASYNCVDRHLKEKRNKAAIIWEGEKGENRVLTYFDLYREVGKLSNALRNLGVKKGDKVGIYMPNLPEAVISMLAAARIGATHVFIFAGFSPKSAAFRMKDSGVKLLITADGYYRRGNLINLKEKADEALEEYKGVENVVVVRRAGNEIDMKEGRDHDYAELVRKEKAKSECEITDANDPLFIIYTSGSVAEPKGIIHSTGGYLVHVYATSKIVLDLKDEDVLFCTADLGWITGHSYSVYGPLSLGATVLLYEGAPDYPDICRTFELIEKYGVTVFYTVPTLVRMLQGCGNIDSFDLSTLRLIGSVGEPLEAENWLWLYEEVGKKKCPVVDTWWQTETGGIVIAPIPALTPMKPGSVSKPLPGIEVDIYDSGGKKAKPYQLGHLVIKKMFPGFMLGIHGDPKAYVQLYWSKFGKRVYLTGDYAYYDEDGYIWISGRADDVINISGHRVSLVEIEKVVKELREVADCAAIGVPDRIKGTAIALFVVAEKSDDLAEKIKKKIEEDIGRIALPRLIVFVKELPKTAGKVFKRAIADAVIKKEISGIASNVEVVKKIAEKIDKNASGVFFID from the coding sequence ATGAAGAGCATATACCCTCCGGAAGATTTTGTCGAGAAAGCGAACGTTAAAGATCCGGCTATCTACTCGAAAGCTAAGGAGAACTGGATAGATTACTGGGAAAGCTTTGCCAAAGAATTGCACTGGTTTGAACCTTGGGAGAAGTTTTTCGACGACTCGAAGGCTCCCTACTACAGATTTTTCGTCAACGGAAAAATAAACGCAAGCTACAACTGCGTTGACAGGCACTTAAAAGAGAAGAGGAACAAAGCTGCTATAATCTGGGAGGGGGAAAAGGGGGAAAACAGAGTTCTGACGTACTTCGATTTGTACAGAGAAGTAGGAAAGCTATCCAACGCTTTGAGAAATCTTGGTGTAAAGAAGGGAGACAAAGTTGGAATATACATGCCGAATTTACCGGAAGCGGTAATCTCCATGCTCGCTGCCGCGAGAATAGGGGCAACTCACGTTTTCATATTCGCAGGATTTTCTCCGAAATCTGCAGCTTTCAGAATGAAAGATTCAGGAGTTAAGCTTCTCATAACCGCTGACGGATACTACAGAAGGGGAAATTTGATAAACTTAAAAGAGAAAGCCGACGAGGCTCTCGAAGAGTACAAAGGCGTAGAGAACGTCGTAGTCGTTAGGAGAGCGGGAAACGAAATCGATATGAAAGAAGGAAGAGATCACGACTATGCTGAGCTCGTAAGAAAGGAGAAAGCTAAGTCGGAATGCGAGATAACAGATGCTAACGATCCGCTCTTCATAATCTACACTTCTGGGAGCGTTGCTGAGCCTAAGGGAATTATCCACTCCACTGGCGGATACCTCGTTCACGTCTACGCGACGAGCAAAATAGTTCTCGACCTGAAAGATGAAGACGTTCTTTTCTGCACAGCCGACCTCGGCTGGATCACCGGGCACAGCTACTCGGTTTACGGACCTCTTTCTTTAGGTGCCACGGTTCTCCTCTACGAAGGAGCTCCTGACTATCCAGACATATGCAGAACCTTCGAGTTGATAGAGAAGTATGGAGTTACTGTCTTTTACACAGTTCCAACTCTTGTGAGAATGCTTCAGGGATGTGGGAACATAGATAGCTTCGACTTATCGACTCTAAGGTTGATAGGTAGCGTCGGAGAGCCCCTCGAAGCTGAAAACTGGCTCTGGCTTTACGAGGAAGTCGGGAAAAAGAAATGTCCCGTAGTTGACACTTGGTGGCAGACGGAAACTGGAGGGATAGTCATCGCTCCAATTCCAGCCTTAACACCCATGAAACCCGGCTCAGTTTCGAAACCCTTGCCGGGGATAGAGGTGGACATATACGACAGCGGAGGGAAAAAAGCCAAGCCCTATCAGCTCGGACATCTGGTTATAAAGAAAATGTTCCCCGGATTCATGCTCGGAATTCACGGAGACCCTAAAGCCTACGTGCAGCTTTACTGGTCTAAGTTCGGTAAGAGAGTATACTTAACGGGAGACTACGCTTACTACGACGAAGACGGGTACATATGGATCTCTGGAAGAGCTGACGACGTTATAAACATAAGCGGTCACAGAGTTTCTCTCGTTGAAATAGAGAAGGTCGTTAAGGAACTGAGGGAGGTGGCTGATTGCGCCGCTATTGGTGTGCCGGACAGAATTAAAGGAACAGCCATAGCACTCTTCGTCGTTGCCGAAAAAAGCGATGATTTGGCTGAGAAAATTAAGAAGAAGATAGAAGAAGATATAGGAAGGATCGCTCTTCCAAGACTCATCGTTTTCGTTAAGGAACTTCCGAAGACGGCTGGCAAAGTCTTCAAGAGAGCTATTGCCGATGCAGTGATAAAGAAGGAGATTAGCGGGATAGCTTCGAACGTGGAAGTCGTGAAGAAAATAGCGGAAAAAATAGATAAAAACGCTTCAGGAGTTTTCTTCATCGACTAA
- a CDS encoding PhzF family phenazine biosynthesis protein — protein MRFYIVDVFALKKYTGNQLAVFRDASKLSEKEMQEIAKEMNYSETTFIISEDDFEVRIFTPEKEVPFAGHPVLGTAFVIMEEILGKAKEVELKLRIGKIRVWKENDVLWMRQSSPKFGKVFSPQEISRVLEIGEEEIDKNFPIQEVSTGLPFIIVPLKSLESLKKVRVNTDELYKIVEDCEAKAILAFSPETRYEDNDLSVRVFAHYYGVPEDPATGSANGCLAAYLSKYEYFGSDEVNIKVEQGYEVGRPSLLFLRAKGDRVEIGGKVIMIAKGTFI, from the coding sequence ATGAGATTTTACATAGTGGACGTTTTCGCTTTGAAAAAGTACACCGGAAACCAGCTTGCCGTATTCAGAGACGCAAGTAAGCTGAGCGAAAAAGAAATGCAGGAAATAGCAAAGGAAATGAACTACTCGGAGACGACGTTCATAATTTCTGAAGACGACTTCGAAGTTAGAATTTTCACCCCAGAAAAGGAGGTTCCCTTCGCCGGACATCCAGTCTTAGGAACCGCATTCGTAATAATGGAAGAGATACTCGGCAAAGCTAAAGAGGTGGAGCTAAAACTGAGGATAGGAAAAATCCGCGTTTGGAAGGAAAATGATGTTCTCTGGATGAGGCAAAGCTCGCCGAAATTCGGAAAAGTTTTCTCCCCGCAGGAGATTTCGAGAGTTCTTGAGATTGGGGAAGAGGAGATCGATAAGAACTTTCCAATCCAAGAAGTCTCCACCGGCTTGCCCTTCATAATCGTTCCCCTCAAATCTCTCGAATCGCTGAAAAAAGTAAGGGTAAATACTGACGAGCTTTACAAAATCGTCGAGGATTGCGAAGCGAAGGCTATCCTTGCCTTCTCTCCGGAGACGAGATATGAAGATAACGATTTAAGCGTTAGAGTTTTCGCTCACTACTACGGAGTTCCTGAAGATCCAGCTACTGGAAGCGCCAATGGTTGCTTGGCAGCTTACCTATCCAAGTACGAATACTTCGGCAGCGATGAAGTAAACATCAAAGTCGAGCAGGGTTACGAAGTAGGAAGACCCTCCCTTCTGTTTCTACGAGCTAAAGGGGATAGAGTGGAGATTGGTGGTAAAGTTATCATGATTGCGAAGGGCACTTTTATTTAG
- a CDS encoding arsenate-mycothiol transferase ArsC has protein sequence MPDNSYNVVEFDEEAVKLELRFIDVGSVEIGKFKLKPEVPESIGKYRKLTSTKRVFFVSVKNDLRTKIAEYVFNKISPDNMHAISYGTSPSKSLSEVAVEFAKKRGVKLTKPKKLTEEMLEDADYVISLDESVDVRRVDEVWKLSTPNSYEDALKLCKVIEGKVEELIRRLLLN, from the coding sequence ATGCCGGACAACAGTTACAACGTAGTAGAGTTTGATGAAGAAGCGGTTAAACTTGAGCTCAGGTTTATAGACGTAGGCAGTGTTGAGATAGGAAAATTCAAGTTAAAGCCTGAAGTTCCAGAGTCCATAGGCAAATACAGAAAGTTAACGTCAACGAAAAGGGTGTTTTTCGTTTCCGTTAAGAACGATTTGAGAACGAAGATAGCTGAGTACGTTTTCAATAAAATATCTCCGGACAACATGCACGCTATCAGCTACGGGACTTCTCCTTCGAAGAGTCTTAGCGAGGTTGCGGTAGAGTTCGCAAAAAAGCGTGGAGTCAAGCTGACAAAGCCGAAAAAGCTAACAGAAGAGATGCTTGAAGATGCGGACTACGTAATTTCTCTTGATGAAAGCGTCGATGTTCGGAGAGTTGACGAGGTTTGGAAACTTTCCACTCCGAATAGCTACGAAGATGCTTTAAAGCTTTGTAAGGTTATTGAAGGAAAGGTGGAGGAGCTGATAAGACGTCTCCTCCTCAACTAA
- a CDS encoding class I SAM-dependent methyltransferase: MVKKGLDKKRYDRVAKFYDIFESPMELLAFSSWRRELTKNVEGNLVLEVGIGTGKNIPYYKNWEVVGVDISRRMLERAVKRVKENKKVVHLIQADAESLPFKDGVFDAIISTYVFCSVENPINGLRELHRVLKKGGKAYFLEHMRSESEFVGKILDILNPLFRKLGPEINRRTAENIKKAGFKIVEERHLMTSIFRMIVAEKS; this comes from the coding sequence ATGGTGAAAAAGGGATTGGATAAGAAAAGGTACGATAGAGTTGCTAAATTTTACGATATCTTTGAGTCTCCCATGGAACTCTTGGCTTTTTCCTCTTGGAGAAGGGAACTTACGAAAAATGTCGAAGGTAACCTCGTCCTTGAAGTGGGAATCGGAACCGGAAAAAATATACCATACTACAAAAACTGGGAGGTAGTTGGAGTTGACATAAGCAGAAGGATGCTGGAAAGAGCCGTAAAGAGGGTTAAAGAGAACAAAAAAGTTGTTCATCTGATCCAAGCTGACGCTGAAAGTTTACCTTTCAAGGATGGTGTTTTCGACGCAATCATATCCACCTACGTTTTTTGTTCCGTGGAGAATCCGATAAACGGGCTCAGAGAACTCCACAGAGTTCTGAAGAAAGGTGGCAAAGCGTATTTTCTCGAACACATGAGGAGCGAAAGTGAATTCGTCGGAAAAATTCTCGACATCCTAAACCCCCTCTTCAGAAAGCTCGGTCCGGAGATAAACAGGAGAACTGCAGAGAATATAAAGAAAGCTGGATTCAAAATAGTTGAGGAGAGGCACTTAATGACGTCTATTTTCAGAATGATAGTGGCTGAAAAAAGTTAG
- a CDS encoding SHOCT domain-containing protein, translating into MMGYGMMGGMMGNNFGGWYFGSFVWQILWLAIIVAVIYILMNSLSSGKKSEDMSLQILKERLARGEISQEEYIKLKDALSRS; encoded by the coding sequence ATGATGGGATACGGTATGATGGGAGGCATGATGGGGAACAACTTCGGAGGATGGTACTTCGGCAGCTTCGTCTGGCAGATACTCTGGCTCGCGATAATAGTGGCTGTGATCTACATTCTAATGAACTCACTGAGCTCTGGAAAGAAGAGCGAAGATATGTCCCTTCAAATCTTGAAAGAGAGGCTCGCGAGAGGAGAGATCAGCCAGGAAGAATACATCAAGTTGAAAGACGCTCTATCGAGAAGTTAA
- a CDS encoding MFS transporter, protein MRKTTIFSITLLPMMIASGMMYSVLPIYIAEELGATKTQVGSLFTLGAMSGAVAAYISGRIADKYGRKPLILISQMSFAAVMLLYSLISDVIFAYPIHLIEGVAWSTLGVSAPTLIADLTRKDERGEAMGVYNSTWSVGWMIGPILGGLLSDLYGFRFMLRVSFLTILTGTVASYIVLKSIKEEIREFSA, encoded by the coding sequence ATGAGGAAGACGACAATATTCTCGATAACTCTGCTACCGATGATGATCGCTTCCGGCATGATGTACTCGGTTCTGCCGATTTACATAGCCGAAGAACTCGGAGCGACGAAAACCCAAGTTGGTTCTCTATTCACCCTCGGAGCCATGAGCGGTGCGGTCGCAGCATACATCTCTGGGAGAATAGCCGATAAATACGGAAGAAAACCGCTCATTCTAATTTCCCAGATGAGCTTCGCAGCAGTCATGCTGCTTTATTCTTTAATCTCCGATGTCATTTTCGCTTACCCAATCCACCTCATCGAAGGAGTGGCTTGGAGCACTCTTGGCGTTAGCGCTCCAACGCTTATAGCCGATTTAACGAGAAAAGATGAAAGAGGAGAGGCAATGGGCGTGTATAATTCAACTTGGAGCGTTGGGTGGATGATCGGTCCGATCCTCGGAGGACTGCTCAGCGACCTATACGGCTTTAGGTTCATGCTCAGAGTGTCTTTCCTGACGATACTAACTGGAACTGTCGCATCTTACATCGTTCTAAAAAGCATTAAAGAAGAAATTCGGGAATTTTCTGCTTAG
- a CDS encoding GxxExxY protein, protein MEFFASWVFRCRVWVYLKMNYPELEAPSKVVRKGFEAERKFEEFLKLVGVKYVKQPKGKMELENFSVVGKADFLTEKCVIEVKNSSRNFPIEWIAQLNLYMKIFDVEKGILVKFHGDGAQMKSFEFDEELYEKSLEYFSWFLENKPDFPRKCSAKLCSFRHVCLNMGKR, encoded by the coding sequence ATGGAATTTTTCGCCTCTTGGGTTTTCAGGTGCAGGGTGTGGGTTTACCTCAAAATGAACTATCCGGAGCTCGAAGCTCCTTCGAAGGTCGTTAGGAAGGGTTTTGAGGCTGAAAGGAAGTTTGAGGAGTTTTTGAAATTAGTCGGAGTTAAATACGTTAAGCAACCTAAAGGCAAAATGGAGCTTGAAAACTTTTCTGTGGTCGGAAAGGCGGATTTTTTAACGGAGAAGTGCGTCATAGAGGTGAAGAATTCTTCGAGGAATTTTCCGATTGAGTGGATCGCTCAGCTAAATCTCTACATGAAAATATTCGATGTTGAGAAAGGTATTCTCGTTAAATTTCACGGAGACGGAGCCCAAATGAAGTCTTTTGAGTTTGATGAGGAACTTTACGAAAAAAGTCTGGAGTACTTCAGCTGGTTTCTTGAAAACAAGCCGGATTTTCCCAGGAAATGCTCTGCAAAATTGTGCTCTTTCAGGCATGTTTGTTTGAATATGGGAAAACGTTAA
- a CDS encoding c-type cytochrome: MKTRETIIVVAVAIAAFAAGFIAANVFWFGGTPYMQFGDRNIYQPVGEYRSNGEKIFLTGVNEKGERIPFVGGPTWLQMHGGGCASCHGVDGKGGIYPMMCGVKTPDIRYSTLSGEHGMSEEDVKRAITSGIGDEGEELNWCMPRWQMTEKDLNDLIEYLKQLK; this comes from the coding sequence ATGAAAACAAGAGAAACGATAATCGTTGTCGCGGTCGCGATAGCAGCTTTTGCCGCGGGATTTATCGCTGCTAACGTGTTTTGGTTTGGTGGAACGCCCTACATGCAGTTTGGAGACAGGAATATCTATCAGCCGGTGGGAGAGTATAGGTCGAACGGAGAGAAAATTTTTCTCACCGGAGTTAACGAAAAAGGTGAAAGAATACCTTTTGTTGGCGGACCAACTTGGCTTCAGATGCACGGAGGAGGTTGTGCGAGCTGTCACGGTGTTGACGGGAAGGGAGGAATTTACCCGATGATGTGTGGTGTAAAAACTCCGGATATAAGGTATTCCACCCTCTCCGGAGAACACGGAATGAGCGAAGAGGACGTAAAGAGAGCTATAACTTCTGGGATTGGAGATGAGGGAGAGGAGTTGAACTGGTGCATGCCGAGGTGGCAGATGACGGAAAAGGATTTGAACGATCTGATAGAGTACTTAAAGCAGCTGAAGTAG
- a CDS encoding DUF411 domain-containing protein, with the protein MRILSLLVVGLGVILAFGLYLNFGNAPSQVVIYKPEACGCCEKYAEYLEGEGYEVEIVNVKSLTKIYEKHGVPRKLWSCHVSYIGGYYVIGHVPREAIDKLLKEKPAIEGISLPGMPTGSPGMPGVKSKPFKIYYTSGSRTGIFDEV; encoded by the coding sequence ATGAGAATTTTGAGTCTTCTTGTGGTGGGGCTGGGAGTAATTTTAGCTTTCGGTCTTTACTTAAACTTCGGCAACGCTCCATCGCAGGTTGTGATCTACAAACCCGAAGCTTGCGGGTGTTGTGAGAAGTATGCGGAGTACCTTGAAGGAGAAGGTTACGAAGTTGAAATCGTGAACGTTAAAAGCTTAACGAAAATTTACGAGAAACACGGAGTCCCAAGAAAACTCTGGAGCTGCCACGTATCTTACATTGGGGGCTACTACGTTATCGGACACGTGCCAAGAGAGGCTATAGACAAACTTTTAAAGGAAAAACCAGCTATAGAAGGAATTTCCCTTCCCGGAATGCCGACGGGCTCTCCTGGAATGCCGGGAGTTAAAAGCAAGCCCTTTAAAATATACTACACCTCGGGAAGTCGCACTGGCATCTTCGACGAAGTGTAA
- a CDS encoding thioredoxin family protein, with translation MKEKRPLPIFAMALVLFGVAAIFFGVNEYEEYPIKFYSLEEGFKVAKMENKLVLVYIHSDTCYVCRAFLEDLSKYEDLQKTFEKFVVVKVDFLTERALAVKFGATGTPEFHVFYPNGTPMKINGVRAVYIGYAGSPDDEKARKSLISFLETALESYDRR, from the coding sequence GTGAAAGAGAAGAGACCTCTACCAATCTTTGCGATGGCTCTCGTACTCTTCGGGGTAGCTGCGATCTTCTTTGGTGTCAACGAATACGAGGAGTATCCGATAAAATTCTACAGCCTCGAAGAGGGGTTTAAAGTTGCGAAAATGGAAAACAAGCTCGTTTTGGTTTACATCCACTCCGATACCTGCTACGTCTGCAGAGCATTCCTTGAGGATCTATCGAAGTACGAAGATTTGCAAAAAACCTTTGAAAAGTTCGTTGTTGTCAAAGTGGACTTTCTAACTGAGAGGGCTTTAGCAGTGAAGTTCGGCGCTACTGGCACTCCCGAATTCCACGTCTTCTACCCCAACGGCACGCCGATGAAAATAAATGGGGTGAGAGCAGTTTATATCGGATACGCCGGCTCTCCGGACGATGAAAAAGCGAGAAAGTCCTTAATATCTTTTCTTGAGACCGCTTTAGAAAGCTACGACAGAAGATGA